Part of the Desulfuromonadales bacterium genome, TGACCTCGGCCTCGATGGCGTCGATCCGGGCAATGTCGAAGTTCCCCTTCGCGCGGATGGTTTGCACCGCCTCTTTCGGGATCACACCGAGCTCGGCCTGTGCCTCGCAGGCCAGGGTTTCTATTTCCAGCCAGATCCGGAACCTGTTTTCCGGTT contains:
- a CDS encoding adenylosuccinate lyase, whose translation is MIERYTRKEMARIWEPENRFRIWLEIETLACEAQAELGVIPKEAVQTIRAKGNFDIARIDAIEAEV